The genomic region AACCTACAGTGGATTGCtaatgtttaattaatgtGAGATGGCTGAATCGAGGTAAAGTTCTTGAGCGATTTGTGGAATGTTTGTGGAACCTGGCAAACTTTCCCCAGATTAATGCTGGTAAGTGGATCAGTAATTTGATGTTATTTACAGATTTGTCTGTTCATATGAATGGACTAAACTTAGTTTTGGCAAAAGTATTGATGTTATGTTTGGATACATCAAATCTTTTGAAagtaaacttaaaattttcggAATTTTCGAGCGGAATCGCCAACACTGCACCAGAGCATCACTTAGAAACTATGCAATCTGAAAATTCTGAAACAGAAAGCCGCCCAGCAACACCACCTTCCGGTATTCAAGGTTATTCCCAAAGAACAAACCTTCAAGATCTATATGATTTAATGAAGTCCTCTCATGACTTGAGAATGCAAAAAGAACGGTCAAAATGTTAACTAGTCGGGTAGGGTATGGATGAAATGGACTTATTCTTTTTGAGCATGAGCAAAGTAGTTACACAATTGCCAAACCTCGACCAAACTAAAATCAAGTTAGATTTGCATACTGTTGTGTCACATGCGGAAATACGGAAACTTGAGTCACAAGCTCAATCTGTTGGACCAGCACTAACTAATGCGGCTCACCACATTGTTGCCCAGACACAACAACAACTCCAGCTATCCATTCAACCATCCACATCTATGCCGGTATACCCACTCACATCAACTCTCACATCGATAGATAACATTTCAGCATATTACAACAGTTATATGAATACCGACATTTCTGATGATAATTGAATGGATAAAAGAGGTGAATAAGCAAATTGGATTTCCCATATAACTTACTTTCTTCATCTACTCGACtcttcaattaattaatcttttttctatctttaaaataatacaaaataaaaataaataaatacttaccTGTATGCTTAAGGTTAATTAGCAAGAAAAGGTCTGAAATTGCAAAAAACAGGAATTACATTGTTCAAAGTCCACATGAAGTCTGAAATTACAGttcagagaaaacaaaaaattgattataaaccaaacatgatttttcatggcaatacttatgtgttcaataaaaaaatgcgaATAAGAACAAGAAACCAATggacttgtcttgttattgcaCAGGACAGGAAATCACCAATACGGAAACTTTGCCAATGCAGGATAAGCACAAAAGCAAAGTAACAGCTGCAGAAATGAGGTACCGGATGGTATAAGATTCGTATAGATAATAAGAGGCTCCCAAAAAGATCATGATAGACACCCAGAAAGAAGTAGCTGTCAGTATCAAgaacaaaacatacataacgttggcagaacgAGAAGTTAGAAactgcttctaaaaaactaaatactgctttatgaagactagatactgctctggaacactaaatactgctttctaaagactaaaattgctttgtggagactaaatactactttctgaagactagatactgctgacaggtctaagtactgcaaaagaaagataagatattgttggagaaaacatacataacgttggcagaagactagatactgcttctagaagactaaatactgctttttgaagactagatactgccgacaggtctaaatacagcgtctagaacactaaatattgctttctaaagactaaaattgctttgtggagactaaatactgctttctgaagactagatactactgacaggtctaaatactgcaaaagaaagataagatattgttggagaaaacatacataactttggcagaagactaaatactgcttctagaagactaaatattgctttttgaagactagatactgccgataggtctaaatacagcgtctggaacactaaatactgccttctaaagactaaaattgctttgtggagactaaatactgctttctgaagactagatactgttaacaggtctaaatactataaaagaaaaataaaatattttggagaaaacatacataactttggcggaagactaaatactgccttctgAAGAgtagatacttccgacaggtctaaatacagcgtctggaacactaaatactgccttctaaagactaaaattgctttgtggagactaaatactgctttctgaggactaaaattactttgtggagactaaatactgctttctgaagactagatactgctaacaggtctaaatactgtaaaagaaagataaaatattttggagaaaacatacataactttggcagaagactaaatactgcttctagaagacgaaatactgctttctgaagactagatactgcttctagaagactaaatactgccttctgaagactagatactgccgacaggtctaaatacagcgtctggaacactaaatactgctttctaaagactaaaattgctttgtggagactaaatactgctttctgaggactagatactactgacaggtctaaatacagcgtctggaacactaaatactgctttctccAGGATGTATAAGGCGCAGCTACACTATACGAGAATATACCTGCCTTTACAGTTAGATAAGAAGTTATGAATACCGTTCACAGTGCGTCGGcggcttttattatttttttgtcccCAGTAACGCGCTCAGTGCGCTACCCCCAGAAGGGGTGTGGACACTTACTTTGACGAATCCGGACAGGGTGACCGACGATGTGAGAAATTTACCTACCTGTCACGGTGATTTATCACTGCACAAATTCGACGGCTGGACTatagatacttccgacaggtctaaatatagcgtctggaacactaaatactgctttctaaagactaaaattgctttgtggagactaaatactgctttctgaagattagatactgttaacaggtctaaatactgcaaaacaaagataaaatattttggagaaaacatacataactttggcagaagattaaatactgcttctagaagactacatattgctttctgaagactatatactgccgacaggtctaaatacagcgctTGGaatactaaatactgccttctaaagactaaaattgcttgatactgctttctgaagactagctactgctgacaggtctaaatactgcaaaagaaagataagatattgttggagaaaacgtacataacgttggcagaagactagatactgcttctagaagaccaaatactgccttctgaagactagatacttccgacaggtctaaatacagcgtctggaacactaaatactgctttctaaagactaaaattactttgtggagactaaatactgctttctgaagactagatactgcttctagaagactaaatactgctttctgaggactagatactgctaacaggtctaaatattgcaaaagaaagatgaaatattttggagaaaacatacataactttggcagaagactaaacactgcttctagaagagtaaatattgctttttgaagactagatacttccgacaggtctaaatacagcgtctggaacactaaatactgctttctaaagactaaaattactttgtggaggctagatactgctttctgaagactagatactgcttctagaagactaaatactgccttctgaagactagatacttccaacaggtctaaatacagcgtctggaacactaaatactgccttctaaagactaaaattactttgtggagactagatactgctttctgaagactagatactgcttctagaagactaaatactgccttctgaagactagatactgccgacaggtctaaatacagcgtctggaacactaaatactgccttctaaagactaaaattgctttgtggagactaaatactgctttctgaagactagatactactgacaggtctaaatactgcaaaagaaagataagatattgttggagaaaacattaaaaaggcgCCGGCGCCCCCTTGTTTATCGTCACAGTGCGTCAGAATACGACATATAGATGTGAACACTAACATCACGTTATAGCGCATCACGACACAACACGTCAGACAAATATAAATGTGGCTTACTTACACTAAATTGCACTATGACGTCACACTAGTGCTATGTCGTGCAGAGTTGCGAAGatccaacgaacaaagctgtTGCCagactttattatttttaacatcagGTTTTTATTGACGTACATAACCTGTCGAATATACGTCGTATTAAACTAAACATTGTGAACGTGTTTCAACTTGCAagtaaagtttttaaacagCGATTTGTAGCTCTTGTACAACttgaaagtaaaaataaaactcattaatttttttcataaataatctaattttttattaatattaaatgcaATAAACCCATAATAAAacactaaaataataatttataactaaaataaacccaaaaaaCCCAAATTTAGAATCAAACGCatcaaatcaataaaaaaaaaatatttttttcttttaattattttctgcCATCACATTAACACAATTATTGATCTCCAGTAATTGATTTACGTAATTTTTATCGCCCAAAACTTCAGCAATCGATTTTATAACTTCAATTAACTCGTTgtctttcaaatttaattgatcattacattttttgacagctttcaaaatattttcgttaacctaaacaaaataaaaataatcattaactaacaattctattttattttatcacttttAACTCACCATTTCCGGATGTAGAAAAGCGTTAAAATTAAGAACCACCCTTTGTTTTGCGACATCGTGATAGAACAAAGTGAACTCGTCCGAcgatttttctttgattttgaaataaattccaGCTTTCAAGCGACCCTTTGTGTTGCGAGAGAGCAGACTGCGGAAATTATAGACCAAATTACGACGTTCCGTGACGTCAACGGCCGTTAAATACGCGCATTTCACGTAAATCAACGCCGTGAAAGTGTGCTGTACGCCGGATTTCGTAGTCCGTTCGGTCCATTCGATGAAATTATCGTTTATTGGCgaaaaattataattgtatTCCTTTGAAATTGCATTTTCTTCTGATTGCATAAACCAACCTGATTATGTGATGATTCGGTTAAAAtaggtaaattaaaatattgtttaattttttttcttacctgTATGGGGGTAATTTAGATCTTCCATAACAGTAATAACCCTACCCACGTGGTACCCCGGATCGCATAAAAACACCCCACGTCGTCCGTCGATTTCAAATTTCCCCGCCAACAAAACGTGTTCTTTATCTAAACAGGTGCTGACGTCGTCGATATTTTCAAACAATGCCAAGTAACCTAACGGATCGATACCTTCTTCGCACGACGTCAAATAAAGCGATTTTGAGAGTTGGGGAAAGTCTCGTTTTGCCAAACGCGATAATCGTCGTTTTAATTCTAAAGCCAAACCGACGCAAGTGTGGTGTTTCGAGGTTATAGGAGGTGTGTAActagaataaaaaagaaggaattaacacaatggctactataaaaaaaaaatttttttttttggtagtCAATGTGTTAAATTTTCCCATTTTAATACACAttgggaatttaattctaatataacacaaaaaaaatattaataaatctcAATTTAAATGTATCAAAGTCATAAATCGATACAACTTAAACACACATATATTAACACATTGACTGCCACAATCATAAATTTcggtaaatttttataactatgatataatatacaggtttaatacaaaaaaaatcagtgAAAACTTGCGctcaacaacaaaaactttcCTTAACACATTGAGCGTTCATTTAATTGTTGAAGATTAAATATAGCACATTTAATCTTCGTACTTACAATGAAAGCTGAGTTTATATTTGTTGTATATGTTACGTTCTGAAGACAATctgttaaatataaataaatctgtttaattataatttgttgtaaatcAAATTACTTAACACGTTGAACTTAACCGAAGAACTAGAATGCTCTGGTAGTAAATgtgctaaaaaaattttgtaatgaattatttacttgcaatatgttaaataaaacaaaaaataaatcaaataactaaaaatggtTAATTAGCACAATGACCGACGCGTTGTCGACATTAATTTAATAGTTAATgagttaaaattgtttatttttgttgcaaAATACTTCGTTCTAACTTTAATGAATACCatatttattcaatatttttatttagcactgttttaatttaacacattGTACATCAACTAAAACGCTCGGGTAGTAAACgtgctaaaaaaaaaattgtgatgaATTATGTACTTGCGataagttaaataaaacaaaaaggtaagcaaataactaaaaatggtTAATTAGCACAATGACCGACGCGTTGTCGACGTTAATTCAGCAgttaatgtgttaaaattatttatttttgttgcaaaatatttcgttttaacTTCATGATCACCATAtttattcaatgttttttatttagtactgttttaatttaacacattGTGTATCAACTAAATCGATCGGGTAGTgaatgtgttgaaaaaaaattaagaattatttaCTTGCGATAAgctaaataaaacaaaaagataagccaaataactaaaaatggtTAATTAGCACAATGACTGACGCGTTGTCGACATTAATTCAATAGTTAATgagttaaaattgtttatttttgttgcaaAATACTTCGTTCTAACTTTAATGATTGCCatatttattcaatatttttatttagcaccgtttttatttaacacaTTGTATACCAACGGAAGAACTAGAATGCTCGGATAATAAACGtgctaaaaaatttttgtgttaacTAAAAATGGTTAATTAGCACAATGACTGACTCGTTGTCGTCGTTAATTGGTTAgttaatgtgttaaaattatttatttttgttttaaagtcAATTCCGCTCTATCTTCGatgattaaaacatttatgaaaaatatgtttatttattaacattcaAATTTAACACAATGAATGCCAACTGAAACTAGAATGATCGTGTGgtaaatgtgttaaaaaatttcttatgaATTATTTACTTATGAAAGTTCAACAAATAAGATAAATGAAATAACTTAAAATGGTTAGTTAACACGTCGACTAACTCGATGTCAAATTAATCCGAAAgttaatgtgttaaaattttttacttttaacttttatgattgctaaatttattcaatatgcatttatttattatcgtttttatttaacacaTTGTATACCAACTGAAGAACTAGAATGCTCTGGTAGTAAATGTGCTAAGAAAATGTTGtaatgaattatttacttgcaataagttaaataaaacaaaaaaataagtcaaataactaaaaatggtTAATTAGCACAATGACTGACGCGTTGTCGGGGTTAAATCAGCAGTTAATgagttaaaattgtttatttttgttgcaaAATACTTCGTTTTAACTTTCATGGTTACCatatttattcaatatttttatttagcacTGTTTACTAAAACGCTCGTGTAGTAAACGTGCTAACAAAATTTTGTGATGGATTATTTACTTGCGATAAgctaaataaaacaaaaaggtaagccaaataactaaaaatggtTAATTAGCACAATGACTGACTCCTTGTCGACGTTAATTCAGCAgttaatgtgttaaaattatttattttggttgcaaaatatttcattttaacgTCATGATTCATGAGTActgttttaatttgacacattGTACATCAACTAAAACGCTCGGGTAATAAACGtgctaaaaaaatgttgtgatgAATTATTTACTTGCGATAAGataaatagaacaaaaaaGTAAGCCAAATAACTGAAAATGGTTAATTAGCACAATGACCGACGCGTTATCGACGTTAATTCAGCAgttaatgtgttaaaatagttgatttttattgcaaaatatttcgttttaacTTCAATATTAccacatttatttaatatttagcattgttttaatttaacacattgcatatcaactaaaatgctTGAGTAGTgaatgtgttaaaaaaaaatttttttaattatatatttacgAATGTTCAACAAATAAGATAAACCAAATAAGTAAAAATGGTTACTTAACATATCGACTAACccaatataaatattaatccGAAAGTTAATGtgctaaaattatttatttttattgcaacatATTATTTCGATTTAACTATTATGATTActaaatttattcaatatatttttatttactaccgtttttattgaacacattGTATACCAACCGAAAAAACTACAATGCTCGGGTAGTAAacgtgttaaaaaaatgttgaaatgaattatttacttGCGATaggttaaagaaaacaataagataagtcaaataactaaaaatggtTAATTAGCAGAATGACCGACGCGTTGTCGGGGTTAAATCAGCAGTTAacgtgttaaaattatttatttttgtagtaaagtaTTCCATTCTATCTTCGacgattaaaacatttattaaaaatatttgttcaaatttaacacattaagTGCGAACTGAAACTAGAATGATCGTGTAgtaaatgtgttaaaaaaaatttatgaattatatacttaagaaaagtttaacaaataaaataaaccaaaaaactaaaaatggttACTTAACACATCGACTGACGATGATTACCATATTAtttattctatattttttatttagtactGTTTTAATTCGGGTagtaaatgtgttaaaattttttaagaattatttgcTTGCGAATAATAGAGTTGAATGAACAATAagataaatcaaataaataataatgtttatttaacaCATTGAAAGACGCGATGTCAATCGAACAgttaatgtgttaaaattatttatttttgtagaaaaGTATTCCATTCTATCTGCGatgattaaaacatttattaaaaatgtttgttcaAATTTAACACGTTGAATGATAACTGAAATTAGAATGATCGTGTAGcaaatgtgttaaaaaatttttttatgaattatatattttcacgaaaagtttaacaaataagataaaccaaaaaattaaaaatggttaCTTAACACATCAACTAACAATGATTAccatattatttatttagtactgTTTTAACTCGGGTAgtaaatgtgttaaaaatagagttgaatgaacaataaaataaatcaaataaataaaaatgtttatttaacaCATTGAAAGACGCGATGTCAATCCAACAGTTAATGtgttaatattatttgtttttgtggtgatatattatgtaataatcatgaaaatattaaaaatttaatttaacacattaattaccacttgaaaatttttttacctttGATAATATTCCGACAGATTACTACATCCGCTCGCCTTAAAACCCTCATACAATCGCAAAAAGTTTCCAACCGTGTTATAATTGTGCTCCTCCAAAACTTTTTGCACATGATATTCAACCGTCGAAGCCAACTGTTCGTATTCCCAAATGGAATTGAACGTCAACTGGGCAGACGTCATTTCGGTTCGCGCCCAAACCGGTAGAGGGAGCGGCCTGCCCAAAGGCCATGGACCCTCTTCCACTTCCGCGACCAGATGACCAAACACAAAATCGCCGTTACCATTGATCTTATCATTAACAGACAAATTATCAGCTGTCAAAATATTAATGCCATCTGTCAATATGTTGTTTGCATTTCCCGCCGTTAGATGACGTAACCCCACCAAGTTTTGACCATTTCGCGCATCATCGGGAGAACCAGAATTGACGacattattgttattgttgttttttagGTAATGAGAGCCATCATCGTCGTCGGATTGCCGATCTTTGTTGTTATTTGCGAGTCAACTTGGCCATTCGCAGCCCCATCTACCGACCGTTGGCAAAACACCGCGCTCCGATTGTTGCTGCTCGATTTCGGAGAGAGAAAGTAATCGCGGTTTTTGACGAATTTTTGTTGTCGATGACGAAGATGTGTCAAAAATGATGGAGGCGCCGCCCCCGCTGTCATTTCCTTCGCGTACAGCTGCATTTTTGACAGCCGTACTTAGCACTAACGATGTTTGGATTTCGGTTTTGTCACGAtctgaaatatttatttaatcgtaaaattaaaaataataatttaaattatttaaaaaaaaaaaaattaatttgacgttttaaatctaacctcaaacgtcaaaattttttatctaaactCAAATTATCCGAATTTTTACACAAACAGCTGTTTCCAAATCAATTTACGTAAACGTGACGTAAACACgataaaaaatcaaacaatagTTATTGTTAAATACTTCCGAGAATGATGAATCAttcctttcattttttttgttacatccGGTTGCGAAATAACGATtcgatttagaaataaatgtattaGTAGATACTCACCCATacaatgaattaaaaacagaaaaaagaaaataaagctCTTCTAAAAACGAATTTTCTTCTTATCCAAAAAATGGAGATCTTTCCACGACGATGAACAAAACacactaaaatttaaaatggacGTCCGCGTTTATATAAAAGTCCCCCCACTCTTAATCCCCTCACTTCACAAACACGGGAGCcaacaatacaaaattaaaaaaaatctacttGGGGCACGTTCTtgatgattaatttaaaattattgtctttttttgttgtttagaTTAACGTAGCgattaaattattgtttaacaGTTCTATATTCGTTGTAAACAcgcacaattttttttttattgttattaacttTCAAATTAATCGTTGTCGATTtagttgttttaattaataaaattggtgTATTTCGCATTTTGATGTTGATTGGTGTAGAAATAAACctaaaatgcaataaaattgttataaccttaaaaattaaaagattttttaaaaacgtttttttttaataataataattttaatggttATGATTTAATACTTACTCAgtgttttaataacattttaaatacaCAAAAAGCACTCCACAATGAATCTTTAACAAAGAATCACAAAGAATGGGGTTTAATCGATATTGAACGCCGTGAAGTTAGAAAACTTTGTGTTTAAGTAAAAAAGGTTTCTGTAAAATTAGAGGTTAAATTGGTTGCCTACCTTAAtcatttcaacaaatttatttaatataaaaactttatttctaacttaaaataataatcaattaattaacttaaacctattttataactaaaaaaaaaatatat from Onthophagus taurus isolate NC chromosome 5, IU_Otau_3.0, whole genome shotgun sequence harbors:
- the LOC111422225 gene encoding LOW QUALITY PROTEIN: uncharacterized protein (The sequence of the model RefSeq protein was modified relative to this genomic sequence to represent the inferred CDS: substituted 1 base at 1 genomic stop codon); its protein translation is MDRDKTEIQTSLVLSTAVKNAAVREGNDSGGGASIIFDTSSSSTTKIRQKPRLLSLSEIEQQQSERGVLPTVGRWGCEWPSXLANNNKDRQSDDDDGSHYLKNNNNNNVVNSGSPDDARNGQNLVGLRHLTAGNANNILTDGINILTADNLSVNDKINGNGDFVFGHLVAEVEEGPWPLGRPLPLPVWARTEMTSAQLTFNSIWEYEQLASTVEYHVQKVLEEHNYNTVGNFLRLYEGFKASGCSNLSEYYQSYTPPITSKHHTCVGLALELKRRLSRLAKRDFPQLSKSLYLTSCEEGIDPLGYLALFENIDDVSTCLDKEHVLLAGKFEIDGRRGVFLCDPGYHVGRVITVMEDLNYPHTGWFMQSEENAISKEYNYNFSPINDNFIEWTERTTKSGVQHTFTALIYVKCAYLTAVDVTERRNLVYNFRSLLSRNTKGRLKAGIYFKIKEKSSDEFTLFYHDVAKQRVVLNFNAFLHPEMVNENILKAVKKCNDQLNLKDNELIEVIKSIAEVLGDKNYVNQLLEINNCVNVMAENN